Proteins from one Pseudomonas sp. KBS0710 genomic window:
- a CDS encoding VOC family protein, whose product MSVKTVPEGYHSVTPYMGIDNAAEAIEFYQKAFGATQVMRLDMPDGKVGHAELRIGDSAIMLGSPCADMALRNPGEHTSVGLHLYVNDVDAQYQQAIEAGALSVSEPKDQFYGDRSASVKDPFGHLWFLATRKEDLTEAQIRERAMEMFKQG is encoded by the coding sequence ATGAGCGTTAAAACCGTACCTGAGGGTTATCACAGCGTTACGCCGTATATGGGCATCGACAACGCTGCTGAAGCCATCGAGTTTTACCAGAAAGCCTTTGGCGCCACCCAGGTCATGCGCCTGGACATGCCCGACGGCAAGGTCGGCCACGCCGAACTGCGTATCGGTGACTCGGCGATCATGCTCGGCTCGCCGTGTGCCGACATGGCCCTGCGTAATCCCGGTGAGCACACCAGCGTTGGTTTGCACCTGTATGTGAACGACGTGGATGCGCAGTACCAACAGGCCATTGAGGCAGGCGCCCTTTCGGTGTCTGAGCCAAAAGATCAGTTTTACGGCGACCGCTCGGCGAGCGTGAAGGATCCTTTTGGCCACCTGTGGTTTTTGGCTACGCGCAAGGAGGACCTGACTGAAGCGCAGATTCGCGAGCGGGCCATGGAAATGTTCAAGCAAGGCTGA
- a CDS encoding acetyl-CoA carboxylase biotin carboxylase subunit family protein, giving the protein MMKQDAILFIDVDDSASIRYSYREPHFVAARAKGLVCLTAGLAGRKHLQRLQDDSDEVFLLDTLNEPAILDLVGELDGRYQIRAIFCQAGHSSALGQVGCIVAQASQRLGLVYSCPQAIAACNNKYLMRRALSQHGVRSVPFALCNDEQQLQQSAERMGYPLIAKPPFGGASAFIKQCFNWAELSRHYAQFRSGHANAAYADFYGCEHSLSDEDGQQRQYIPGHSLLLEGFIQGIEGSVECVIVGGHVHALLINEKLMLTERSGTVLENLLICPPTSFTDAQCEQIRQYAGDCLRAVGLTNALVHFEFRMTEAGPVVIEINPRVGGLYVNAAFRDLAGIDPYDLYLSLLLGEPDLNARLQACAHNIASASQHYSMLALYPEHSGQFKGIEGMQFLDEHPAVLEYFQQEPGNCIDADIEEHYLLKCWAKVDDAADAHAVHDAIRHNLRVIIDSKV; this is encoded by the coding sequence ATGATGAAACAAGATGCCATTCTTTTTATTGATGTCGATGACAGTGCTTCCATTCGCTATAGCTACCGTGAGCCGCACTTTGTTGCGGCCCGGGCCAAAGGCCTGGTGTGTTTGACTGCGGGTCTGGCGGGGCGCAAGCACCTGCAACGGCTGCAGGACGACAGTGATGAAGTGTTCCTGCTCGATACACTCAATGAGCCGGCCATTCTCGACTTGGTGGGCGAACTGGATGGGCGCTATCAGATCCGCGCGATTTTCTGCCAGGCCGGCCATTCGTCTGCGCTGGGGCAAGTCGGCTGCATCGTAGCGCAGGCCAGTCAGCGCCTGGGCCTGGTGTACAGCTGCCCGCAAGCCATTGCCGCGTGCAACAACAAGTACCTGATGCGCCGGGCGCTGAGCCAGCATGGCGTGCGCTCCGTGCCGTTCGCGCTGTGCAATGACGAACAACAACTGCAGCAAAGCGCCGAGCGCATGGGCTATCCGCTGATTGCCAAACCGCCGTTTGGTGGCGCTTCGGCGTTTATCAAGCAGTGCTTCAACTGGGCTGAGTTAAGCCGGCACTATGCGCAATTTCGCAGTGGCCACGCTAACGCGGCTTACGCCGACTTCTATGGGTGTGAGCACAGCCTGTCTGACGAAGATGGGCAGCAACGCCAATACATTCCAGGGCACAGCCTGTTGTTGGAAGGGTTTATTCAAGGCATTGAAGGCAGTGTGGAGTGTGTGATCGTCGGCGGGCACGTCCATGCGCTGTTGATCAACGAAAAACTGATGTTGACCGAGCGCAGTGGCACGGTGCTGGAGAACCTGCTGATTTGCCCGCCCACGTCTTTTACCGACGCCCAGTGCGAGCAGATCCGCCAGTACGCGGGGGATTGCCTGCGTGCTGTGGGGCTGACCAACGCGCTGGTGCATTTTGAATTTCGCATGACGGAGGCGGGGCCGGTGGTAATTGAGATCAACCCGCGCGTCGGCGGGCTGTATGTCAATGCGGCGTTCCGTGACTTGGCCGGCATTGACCCCTACGACCTTTATCTGTCCCTGCTGTTGGGCGAGCCGGACCTGAATGCCCGGTTGCAAGCCTGTGCGCACAACATCGCAAGTGCCTCCCAGCATTACTCGATGCTGGCGCTCTACCCGGAGCACAGTGGTCAGTTCAAGGGCATTGAGGGGATGCAGTTCCTCGATGAGCACCCTGCGGTGCTGGAGTATTTCCAGCAGGAACCCGGCAACTGCATTGATGCGGATATCGAAGAGCATTACTTGCTCAAGTGCTGGGCCAAGGTTGACGATGCTGCCGACGCCCACGCCGTGCATGATGCGATCCGGCACAACCTGCGCGTGATTATCGACAGTAAGGTCTAG
- a CDS encoding 2OG-Fe dioxygenase family protein translates to MDIPQIGAHLREHHYCHRRDFGQLLKVEPGEEQSFRAYWANLVRDEAFKEYTHRERRILRYRLSPSRQLQIDRTTAFKSPVTYAVNYRQGVNHLSYSEEGFIEHPLMQKLLAADLAVIEPHLGPHAYTIDIHQFRVRAEGPSASPTTSGIHQDGLDWVFMHFIGQSNTEPVVSEVFTAEAEHSRVLNLAMEQFLETIVINDRGLYHRAGAVRPQAESAPAWRDVLLVSLRGVAADDVRVEDEVQPA, encoded by the coding sequence ATGGATATCCCACAAATTGGCGCGCACTTGCGCGAGCACCACTATTGTCACCGTCGGGATTTTGGCCAGTTGCTCAAGGTCGAGCCCGGTGAGGAGCAAAGCTTTCGCGCCTACTGGGCAAACCTGGTACGCGACGAGGCGTTCAAGGAATACACCCATCGCGAACGGCGGATCCTGCGCTATCGTTTATCCCCGTCGCGGCAGTTGCAGATCGACCGCACGACCGCGTTCAAGTCGCCGGTCACCTATGCCGTCAACTATCGGCAGGGCGTGAACCACCTGAGTTACAGCGAGGAGGGCTTTATCGAGCACCCACTGATGCAGAAATTGCTCGCCGCCGACCTGGCGGTGATCGAACCGCACCTGGGCCCGCATGCCTACACCATTGATATCCACCAGTTTCGCGTGCGTGCAGAGGGGCCGTCGGCCAGCCCGACCACCTCGGGGATTCACCAGGACGGCCTGGATTGGGTGTTCATGCACTTTATTGGCCAGAGCAACACGGAGCCGGTGGTGTCCGAGGTGTTTACCGCTGAGGCGGAGCACAGCCGCGTGTTGAACCTGGCGATGGAGCAGTTCCTGGAAACCATCGTGATCAACGACCGTGGGCTGTATCACCGCGCCGGCGCTGTGCGGCCGCAGGCCGAATCGGCACCGGCCTGGCGCGATGTGCTGCTGGTGAGCCTGCGCGGCGTGGCGGCTGATGACGTACGGGTAGAAGACGAGGTACAACCGGCATGA
- a CDS encoding MetQ/NlpA family ABC transporter substrate-binding protein, which yields MKKSLAILAAVLSFNAFANETLVVGATPVPHAEILEFVKPVLAKEGVDLQIKVFTDFIQPNQQLALKNIDANYYQYRPFLDDYNKTRHTDLVPVVGVHIEPFGAYSTRINNISELKDGATVSIPNDPVNTGRALVLLDEAGLIKLKDPSNTLSTPRDIAENPKHLKIRELEGALLARSVSQVDLAFVFANYALEAGIDTNSALIVEKGKSLYVEYLVARPDNINDPRIQKLAKALNSDEVRQFILTRYKGQIAPGF from the coding sequence ATGAAAAAGTCCCTGGCCATTTTGGCCGCTGTCCTGTCGTTCAATGCGTTTGCCAATGAAACCTTGGTGGTCGGCGCCACACCCGTGCCGCACGCGGAGATTCTTGAGTTCGTCAAACCGGTACTGGCCAAGGAGGGTGTGGATTTGCAGATCAAAGTCTTCACTGACTTTATCCAACCCAACCAGCAACTGGCGCTGAAAAATATCGACGCCAACTACTACCAGTACCGGCCATTCCTGGATGACTACAACAAGACCCGCCACACCGACCTGGTGCCGGTGGTGGGCGTGCATATCGAGCCGTTTGGGGCGTATTCGACGCGGATCAACAACATCTCGGAACTCAAAGACGGCGCCACCGTGTCGATCCCCAACGACCCGGTCAACACCGGCCGCGCGCTGGTGCTGCTGGATGAGGCCGGGTTGATCAAACTCAAGGATCCGAGCAACACCCTCAGCACCCCGCGTGATATTGCCGAGAACCCCAAGCACCTGAAAATCCGCGAACTGGAAGGCGCCTTGCTGGCGCGTTCGGTGAGCCAGGTGGACCTGGCGTTTGTGTTTGCCAACTACGCGCTGGAGGCGGGGATTGATACCAACAGTGCGTTGATCGTGGAGAAGGGCAAATCCTTGTACGTCGAGTACCTGGTGGCGCGGCCGGACAACATCAACGACCCGCGCATTCAAAAGCTGGCCAAGGCGTTGAATTCGGATGAGGTGCGCCAGTTCATTCTCACGCGTTACAAGGGCCAGATAGCCCCCGGTTTCTAA
- a CDS encoding dicarboxylate/amino acid:cation symporter, with the protein MTIRKLLGTLYVQVLIAIALGVLIGHVWPQIGIDLKPLGDGFIKLIKMIIGPIIFCTVVSGITSMHDVKQVGRVGGKALLYFEIVSSIALLIGILAAHLLQPGVGFNIDVKTLDSSAIAGFVGQAEHGEGITGFLLHVIPTTFFDAFSKGEILPVLFVSVLFGVGLVMVGEKGRPLVGVINQASEVFFRIVGIISRVAPIGAFGAIAFTIGKYGVGSLLPLLKLVGTFYLTAFFFVAVVLGSIARYAGFSIFKLMGYIKSELLIVLGTSSSESALPQLIQKLESLGASKGVVGIVVPTGYTFNLDGTNIYMTLAVLFLAQATNIHLPLEQQLTLLAVAMLTSKGAGAVVGAGFVALAASLAVVPTVPVAAMVLILGVDRFMAECRSLTNIIGNAVAALVVAAWEGELDREKMAPIALKHGRHARAAAQAKIAAE; encoded by the coding sequence ATGACAATCCGAAAACTGCTGGGAACCCTGTATGTCCAGGTGCTCATCGCCATCGCGCTGGGTGTGTTGATCGGCCATGTCTGGCCGCAAATCGGTATCGACCTCAAGCCCCTGGGCGACGGGTTTATCAAGCTGATCAAGATGATCATCGGCCCGATCATCTTCTGCACGGTGGTCTCCGGTATCACCAGCATGCACGATGTGAAACAGGTCGGCCGCGTCGGCGGCAAGGCGCTGCTGTATTTCGAGATCGTCTCCAGCATCGCCCTGCTGATCGGCATCCTCGCCGCGCACCTGCTGCAACCGGGCGTGGGTTTCAACATTGATGTGAAGACCCTCGACAGCTCGGCCATCGCCGGCTTCGTCGGCCAGGCCGAACATGGCGAAGGCATCACCGGGTTTCTGCTGCACGTGATCCCCACCACGTTTTTTGATGCCTTCTCCAAGGGCGAAATCCTGCCGGTGCTGTTTGTCTCGGTACTGTTCGGCGTCGGCCTGGTGATGGTCGGGGAAAAAGGCCGGCCATTGGTGGGCGTGATCAACCAGGCCAGCGAAGTGTTCTTTCGCATCGTCGGTATCATCAGCCGCGTGGCGCCGATCGGGGCGTTTGGGGCCATTGCCTTCACCATCGGCAAATACGGCGTGGGTTCATTGCTGCCGCTGCTGAAGCTGGTGGGTACGTTCTACCTCACCGCGTTTTTCTTTGTGGCCGTGGTGCTGGGCAGCATCGCGCGCTATGCCGGCTTCAGCATTTTCAAGTTGATGGGCTATATCAAGTCGGAGCTGTTGATTGTGCTGGGCACCAGCTCGTCGGAGTCGGCGCTGCCGCAATTGATCCAGAAACTCGAAAGCCTCGGCGCATCCAAAGGCGTGGTGGGCATCGTGGTGCCGACCGGCTATACCTTCAACCTCGACGGCACCAACATCTACATGACCCTGGCGGTATTGTTCCTGGCGCAGGCCACCAATATCCACCTGCCGCTGGAGCAACAATTGACCTTACTGGCGGTGGCCATGCTCACCTCCAAGGGCGCCGGTGCGGTGGTCGGTGCAGGTTTTGTGGCGCTGGCCGCGAGCCTGGCCGTGGTGCCGACCGTGCCGGTGGCGGCGATGGTGCTGATCCTGGGTGTCGACCGTTTTATGGCCGAGTGCCGCTCGCTGACCAATATCATCGGCAATGCCGTAGCGGCATTGGTGGTGGCCGCCTGGGAGGGTGAGCTGGACCGCGAAAAAATGGCCCCTATCGCCCTCAAGCATGGCCGCCATGCGCGCGCAGCCGCGCAGGCGAAGATCGCCGCCGAGTAA
- a CDS encoding LysR substrate-binding domain-containing protein, producing the protein MTNKKDTVPLPEDLRVFLTVIRKAGFAAAADELGLSPAYVSKRIQILETTLATRLLHRTSRRIALTEDGERVQRWAVRILEDFQQLSDELSDAHDSPRGHLHLCSSFGFGRNHVAPALSLLAEQYPDLEIRLDLFDRVVDIVSEGFDLEIRVGDDIPGQHIGRRLVSNRRVLCAAPAYLQRKGTPQQLSDLEQHDCLVLKERDNAFGIWNLERDGAPESVRVRGPLSSNNGEIVLQWALDGRGVLLRSMWDVKPLLEQGKLVQVLHGYTQSANVWAVYPTRLAYSGKLRACVEFLQEHFKGLSI; encoded by the coding sequence ATGACTAATAAGAAAGATACCGTGCCCCTACCCGAAGACCTGCGGGTGTTCCTCACCGTGATCCGCAAGGCCGGCTTCGCTGCCGCCGCCGATGAGCTGGGGCTGTCGCCTGCGTATGTGAGCAAGCGCATTCAGATCCTCGAAACCACCCTGGCCACGCGCCTGCTGCACCGCACCAGCCGCCGCATCGCCCTGACCGAAGATGGCGAGCGGGTACAACGCTGGGCCGTGCGCATCCTCGAAGATTTCCAGCAACTGTCCGATGAACTCAGCGACGCCCACGACAGCCCGCGCGGGCATCTGCACCTGTGCAGCAGCTTCGGTTTCGGCCGCAACCATGTGGCGCCGGCCCTGTCGTTGCTGGCCGAGCAGTACCCGGACCTGGAAATCCGCCTGGACCTGTTCGACCGCGTGGTGGATATCGTCAGCGAAGGGTTTGACCTGGAGATTCGCGTCGGCGATGACATCCCCGGCCAGCACATTGGCAGGCGACTGGTGAGCAACCGCCGGGTGCTGTGCGCCGCACCCGCCTACCTGCAACGCAAAGGCACCCCGCAACAGTTGAGCGACCTGGAGCAGCACGACTGCCTGGTGCTCAAGGAGCGCGACAACGCCTTCGGCATCTGGAACCTGGAGCGTGACGGCGCGCCCGAAAGCGTGCGCGTGCGCGGGCCGCTTTCTTCAAACAACGGCGAGATCGTGTTGCAGTGGGCCTTGGACGGGCGCGGCGTGTTACTGCGCTCAATGTGGGACGTGAAACCGCTGCTGGAGCAGGGCAAGTTGGTGCAGGTGCTGCACGGCTACACCCAAAGCGCCAACGTGTGGGCGGTGTACCCGACACGTTTGGCCTACTCCGGCAAATTGCGCGCCTGCGTGGAATTTTTGCAGGAGCACTTCAAGGGGTTGTCGATCTGA
- a CDS encoding alpha/beta fold hydrolase yields MFAGFQKDQCHVNGVDISYRKGGTGPGLLLLHGHPQTHVIWHKIAEQLARHFTVVAADLRGYGDSSKPPANDHHTHYSKREMARDGVELMQALGFERFSVLAHDRGARVAHRLALDHPAAVQRMVLLDIAPTLSMYAQTNEAFARAYWHWFFLIRPAPLPEALIESNPELYLRSVMGSRSAGLKPFTDEAFAEYLRCLQLPGTARGICEDYRAAAGIDLEHDQADIDAGNHLNLPLLVMWGAEGTVGRCFEPLKEWQKVANDVRGKALPAGHYIAEEAPELLLGEVLAFLR; encoded by the coding sequence ATGTTCGCCGGTTTCCAAAAAGACCAGTGCCACGTCAACGGCGTGGACATCAGCTACCGCAAAGGCGGTACAGGTCCCGGTCTGCTCCTGCTGCACGGGCACCCGCAAACCCATGTCATCTGGCACAAAATCGCCGAACAACTGGCCCGGCACTTCACCGTGGTCGCCGCCGACCTGCGCGGCTATGGCGACAGCAGCAAACCACCCGCCAACGACCATCACACCCACTACTCCAAACGCGAAATGGCCCGCGACGGCGTCGAGCTGATGCAAGCCCTGGGCTTCGAGCGTTTCTCGGTACTGGCCCACGACCGTGGCGCCCGCGTCGCCCATCGCCTGGCCCTGGACCACCCCGCCGCCGTGCAGCGCATGGTACTGCTGGATATCGCCCCCACCTTGTCGATGTACGCCCAGACCAACGAAGCCTTCGCCCGCGCCTACTGGCACTGGTTCTTCCTGATCCGCCCCGCGCCGTTGCCTGAAGCGCTGATCGAGAGCAACCCCGAGCTGTACCTGCGCAGCGTCATGGGCAGCCGCAGTGCCGGGCTCAAGCCGTTCACCGATGAAGCCTTCGCCGAATACCTGCGCTGCCTGCAACTGCCCGGCACCGCTCGCGGTATCTGCGAAGACTACCGCGCTGCCGCCGGTATCGACCTTGAGCACGACCAGGCCGATATCGACGCCGGCAACCACCTGAACCTGCCGTTGCTGGTGATGTGGGGCGCCGAAGGCACCGTCGGCCGCTGCTTCGAGCCGCTCAAGGAATGGCAGAAAGTCGCCAACGACGTGCGTGGCAAGGCCCTGCCGGCCGGGCACTACATTGCCGAAGAAGCCCCTGAGTTGTTGCTGGGCGAAGTCCTGGCCTTCCTTCGCTGA
- a CDS encoding MFS transporter, which yields MSDVQPLGLSTRNARLIIFARGVSDFGAFLNMVALSTYVYWLSQSVVFVSVFLACRVTGGIVASLFGIPFFRRFPGRSTLAGLDMARALLLVPLLVLIPAHQLNVLPFIAFGIGLCNSLFAIGLNSQLPTWVALEQRVSTNAWITSAAATGAVFGSLLSGVLIATGGFEAVFAVNIGTYVMAACLILPLRALYSVAVAAHRGLAAEWHELTKGLRGAPVLAAMLLISMLDTLGSAAHNVGWPVLSQYISPDTAKTVMGYLLAVWACGKFVGARLASALLKGRGTQGMERWFMAGVALMSSGFILTFQQTELWLALLLVVWAGLGDGISEVALVSRAQSEPDSLRLPLFSLLTLIQMAGFGVGMLVVGPFYLTWTPAQVIVLFHGLPLTALLIMTVWLGVSATRGVRSTTP from the coding sequence ATGAGCGACGTTCAGCCCTTGGGCCTGTCGACCCGCAACGCCCGCTTGATCATCTTTGCGCGGGGCGTTTCGGACTTCGGCGCCTTCCTTAACATGGTGGCGCTCTCGACCTACGTTTACTGGCTCAGCCAAAGCGTGGTGTTTGTCAGTGTGTTCCTGGCGTGCCGGGTGACGGGCGGGATTGTCGCCAGCCTGTTCGGCATCCCGTTTTTCCGGCGCTTCCCGGGGCGCAGTACCTTGGCCGGGCTGGACATGGCGCGCGCGCTGTTACTGGTGCCGCTGCTGGTGCTGATCCCGGCGCATCAGCTCAACGTGCTGCCGTTTATCGCGTTCGGCATCGGCCTGTGCAATTCGCTGTTTGCCATTGGCCTCAATAGCCAGTTGCCGACCTGGGTGGCGCTTGAACAGCGGGTGAGCACCAATGCCTGGATCACCTCGGCGGCGGCTACCGGTGCGGTGTTTGGCAGCCTGCTCTCCGGCGTGCTGATCGCCACGGGCGGATTCGAGGCGGTGTTTGCCGTCAACATCGGCACTTACGTGATGGCGGCCTGCCTGATCCTGCCGTTGCGCGCTTTGTATTCAGTCGCCGTTGCCGCGCACCGTGGGCTTGCGGCCGAATGGCACGAGTTGACCAAAGGCTTGCGCGGGGCGCCGGTGTTGGCGGCGATGTTGTTGATCAGCATGCTCGACACCCTCGGCAGCGCTGCGCATAACGTCGGCTGGCCGGTGTTGTCGCAATACATTTCGCCGGACACCGCGAAAACCGTCATGGGCTACCTGCTGGCGGTGTGGGCCTGCGGCAAGTTCGTCGGCGCGCGCCTGGCCAGTGCGTTGCTCAAGGGCCGTGGCACCCAAGGCATGGAGCGCTGGTTCATGGCGGGTGTGGCGCTGATGTCCAGCGGCTTTATCCTCACCTTTCAGCAAACCGAACTGTGGCTGGCGCTGCTGTTGGTGGTGTGGGCCGGGCTCGGTGATGGTATCTCTGAGGTGGCGCTGGTTTCCCGTGCGCAAAGCGAACCCGATAGCTTGCGCTTGCCGCTGTTCAGCTTGTTGACGCTGATCCAGATGGCCGGCTTTGGTGTGGGCATGCTGGTGGTGGGGCCGTTCTACCTGACGTGGACGCCGGCCCAGGTGATCGTGCTGTTCCACGGGCTGCCATTGACCGCCCTGCTGATCATGACGGTATGGCTGGGTGTCAGCGCCACGCGGGGCGTCAGATCGACAACCCCTTGA
- a CDS encoding methionine ABC transporter permease, with amino-acid sequence MAEWFKHIYWADIGQACLETLSMLGAALAFTVLLGLPLGVLLFLTGKRQLHEALVVYRLLSVVVNVLRSLPFIILLIVLIPLTTLLVGTSLGVPGTIPPLVVGCTPFFARLVETALREVDRGVVEATQAMGASTWQVIRHTLLPEARGGLLAAVTVTAIVLVDYTAMAGVIGGGGLGDLAIRYGYQRFQTDVMVVTVVLLLVLVQALQMTGDRLVARYSRR; translated from the coding sequence ATGGCCGAATGGTTCAAGCATATCTACTGGGCCGACATCGGCCAGGCCTGCCTGGAAACCCTGAGTATGCTCGGTGCCGCCCTGGCGTTTACGGTGCTGCTGGGCTTGCCGCTGGGCGTGCTGCTGTTTCTGACCGGCAAGCGCCAGTTGCATGAAGCGCTGGTGGTGTATCGCCTGCTGTCGGTGGTGGTCAACGTGCTGCGTTCGCTGCCGTTCATCATCTTGCTGATTGTGCTGATCCCGCTGACCACCTTGTTGGTGGGCACTTCACTGGGCGTGCCGGGCACCATCCCGCCGTTGGTGGTGGGCTGCACGCCGTTCTTTGCGCGGCTGGTGGAAACCGCGTTGCGCGAAGTCGACCGTGGGGTGGTCGAGGCCACCCAAGCCATGGGTGCGAGTACCTGGCAGGTGATCCGTCACACGCTGTTGCCGGAAGCCCGAGGCGGGTTGCTGGCCGCCGTCACCGTGACTGCAATTGTGCTGGTGGACTACACCGCCATGGCCGGCGTGATCGGCGGCGGTGGCCTCGGCGACCTGGCAATTCGCTACGGCTATCAGCGGTTCCAGACCGACGTGATGGTGGTCACCGTGGTGCTGTTGCTGGTGTTGGTGCAGGCATTACAGATGACCGGCGACCGTTTGGTGGCGCGTTATAGCCGCCGTTAA
- a CDS encoding SfnB family sulfur acquisition oxidoreductase, which yields MPVLPVSADYPIHAPNAELIRDEAQALAVAHRVAAVLLEHAAERDRTRHVPADVVDLYSNSGLWGISVPREFGGAQVSYAVLAQVIAIISAADPSLGQIPQNHYCLLEDIRLQGTPQQQTHFFSLALQGHRFANALSETGGKHVQDIRATIRPEGDGYVISGRKGYCTGSLYAHWLAVLALDEQQNAQLAFVKRGTEGLVVVDDWDSMGQRTTSSGTVLAENLWVPAFNLFPTHKSYDSPTLAGPFAQLTTAAIDAGIARAALRDTVHFVQQFARPWIDAGVEKASEDPLTIIQVGALDIRLEAAEALLERAGLALDAARPAPTEDNVAHASLAVARAKVLTTEIAIEASNKLFELGGTRSTLKTHNFDRHWRNARVHTLHDPVRWKYHVVGNWLLNGTQPPRHDWS from the coding sequence ATGCCTGTACTGCCTGTATCTGCCGATTACCCGATCCATGCCCCGAACGCTGAACTGATTCGCGATGAAGCCCAGGCGCTTGCCGTCGCCCACCGGGTCGCCGCCGTGCTGCTTGAGCACGCTGCCGAACGCGACCGCACCCGCCACGTGCCCGCCGACGTGGTGGACCTGTATTCCAACAGTGGCCTGTGGGGAATCAGCGTGCCGCGCGAATTCGGTGGGGCTCAGGTGTCCTACGCAGTGCTGGCCCAGGTGATCGCGATTATCTCGGCGGCCGACCCGTCGCTGGGGCAGATCCCGCAGAACCACTATTGCCTGCTCGAAGACATTCGCCTGCAAGGCACGCCACAGCAGCAGACGCATTTCTTTAGCCTGGCGCTGCAGGGGCATCGGTTTGCCAATGCGCTGTCGGAAACCGGCGGCAAGCACGTGCAGGACATTCGCGCCACCATTCGCCCTGAAGGCGACGGTTACGTGATCAGCGGCCGCAAAGGCTATTGCACCGGCTCGCTGTACGCCCACTGGCTGGCGGTGCTGGCGTTGGATGAGCAGCAAAATGCGCAGTTGGCGTTCGTAAAACGTGGCACCGAAGGGCTGGTGGTGGTGGATGACTGGGACAGCATGGGCCAGCGCACCACCAGCAGCGGCACAGTGCTGGCAGAGAACCTGTGGGTACCGGCGTTCAACCTGTTTCCTACGCATAAATCTTACGATTCACCGACGCTTGCCGGCCCTTTCGCACAGCTGACCACCGCCGCCATCGACGCCGGTATTGCCCGCGCCGCGCTGCGTGACACCGTGCACTTCGTGCAGCAATTCGCCAGGCCGTGGATCGATGCCGGCGTAGAAAAAGCCAGCGAAGACCCGCTGACCATCATCCAGGTCGGCGCTCTGGATATCCGCCTGGAAGCCGCTGAAGCCTTGCTGGAACGCGCAGGTCTGGCCCTGGACGCCGCGCGCCCGGCGCCGACTGAAGACAACGTCGCCCACGCCTCCCTGGCGGTGGCGCGGGCCAAGGTGCTCACCACCGAAATCGCCATCGAAGCCAGCAACAAACTGTTTGAACTGGGCGGCACCCGCTCGACCTTGAAGACGCACAATTTCGACCGCCACTGGCGTAACGCGCGGGTCCACACCCTGCACGACCCGGTGCGCTGGAAGTACCACGTGGTGGGCAACTGGTTGCTCAATGGCACCCAGCCGCCACGTCACGACTGGTCATAA